The following proteins come from a genomic window of Rhodospirillales bacterium:
- a CDS encoding mannose-1-phosphate guanylyltransferase/mannose-6-phosphate isomerase, with protein MAVPTPVLTPVILSGGAGTRLWPLSRALRPKQLLALASDHTMLQETVSRVRHPDFAAPLIVCNQEHRFMIAEQMRALDVTPQAIVLEPAARNTAPAIVIAALFLAERDPDAVMLVLPSDHVIDGVESFHTAVAIARSAAESGALVTFGIPPTKPETGYGYIRRGNAFDGIEGCYRIDSFVEKPSPETAAAYVAAGDYAWNSGMFVLPVAAFLDEVRALKPEMLQGCRQALAGAVEDLDFLRLDAEAFAAIESVSIDYAVMERTGKGVIVPADMGWSDVGSWSALWEISEHDADGNVTVGDVIAIDAHNSYVRGDGKLVAVVGIDDMVVVSTDDVVLVARKDRAQDVRDVVEALKAAGRNEHQIHTRVFRPWGWYQGIDAGSRFQVKQICVYPGQALSSQMHHHRAEHWIVVSGTAKVSRGDASFYLTENESAYIPHNTRHRLENPGRIPLRLIEVQTGGYLGEDDIIRYGDHYGRAQPDRGS; from the coding sequence ATGGCAGTGCCTACTCCGGTCCTCACTCCGGTGATCCTGTCGGGAGGCGCCGGTACGCGCCTCTGGCCATTGTCGCGGGCGCTCAGGCCAAAGCAGTTGCTGGCGCTCGCCTCGGACCACACCATGCTGCAGGAGACCGTGTCGCGGGTCCGCCACCCGGATTTTGCCGCGCCGCTGATCGTCTGCAACCAAGAACATCGGTTCATGATTGCCGAGCAGATGCGGGCGCTCGACGTCACGCCGCAGGCGATCGTCCTGGAACCGGCGGCACGCAACACAGCGCCGGCGATCGTCATCGCCGCCCTGTTCCTGGCAGAGCGCGATCCGGACGCCGTCATGCTGGTGCTGCCTTCCGACCACGTCATCGACGGTGTCGAGAGCTTCCACACCGCCGTCGCCATCGCGCGCAGCGCCGCCGAGAGCGGCGCCCTGGTGACCTTCGGCATTCCGCCGACCAAGCCGGAGACCGGTTACGGCTACATCCGCCGGGGCAACGCGTTCGACGGCATCGAGGGCTGCTATCGGATCGACAGCTTCGTCGAGAAGCCGAGCCCGGAGACCGCTGCCGCCTATGTCGCCGCCGGCGATTATGCATGGAACAGCGGCATGTTCGTGCTGCCCGTGGCGGCATTTCTCGACGAGGTGCGGGCGCTGAAGCCGGAGATGCTGCAAGGCTGCCGGCAGGCGCTGGCCGGCGCGGTGGAGGATCTGGACTTCCTCCGGCTCGACGCCGAGGCGTTCGCCGCCATCGAGTCCGTGTCCATCGACTACGCCGTGATGGAGCGGACCGGCAAGGGCGTAATCGTCCCCGCCGACATGGGCTGGAGCGACGTGGGATCCTGGTCGGCGCTGTGGGAGATCAGCGAACACGACGCCGACGGCAATGTCACGGTCGGCGACGTGATCGCCATCGACGCGCACAACAGCTACGTCCGCGGCGACGGCAAGCTGGTGGCGGTGGTCGGCATCGACGACATGGTGGTCGTCTCCACCGACGACGTGGTGCTGGTCGCCCGCAAGGACCGCGCCCAGGACGTCCGCGACGTGGTCGAGGCTTTGAAGGCCGCCGGCCGCAACGAGCACCAGATCCACACCCGCGTGTTCCGCCCCTGGGGCTGGTACCAGGGCATCGACGCGGGGAGCCGCTTCCAGGTCAAGCAGATCTGCGTCTACCCCGGGCAGGCGCTCAGTTCTCAAATGCACCACCACCGGGCCGAGCATTGGATCGTCGTCAGCGGCACAGCCAAGGTCAGCCGCGGCGACGCCTCGTTCTACCTGACCGAGAACGAGTCCGCCTACATCCCCCACAACACCCGCCATCGCCTGGAGAACCCCGGGCGCATCCCGCTCCGCCTGATCGAGGTGCAGACCGGCGGCTACCTGGGCGAAGACGACATCATCCGCTACGGCGACCACTACGGCCGCGCCCAGCCGGACCGTGGGTCGTAG